A section of the Veillonella criceti genome encodes:
- a CDS encoding nitrite/sulfite reductase has product MTFLTNEVKERLIKDLPSFAKTSEQFFNKEISVNDYKGLSGPFGTYAERGANTAMYRLRLPGGRITQQQLAFLADMFTRFELPHLHFTTGQSIQIHGLQGPQVVEMFRECHAHGIYSRGGGGDHPRNIAASPLRGVVAGEPFDITPYVQIASEYILTLIPDFKMPRKLKIAFTNGLENSTHVTFKDLGFWAQADGTFTVYAAGGLGGNPRKGILLAEKVDPAEILYYIKAMVRTFIENADYKTRSKNRTRYMVADMGEDKFRETFNKFLTFVKRTENLSFELPETAITKTGTEHLTDEELAKANGLIGEQVQDGLYYVYYHPVGGHAQPVVARDVFQYVGSLEGAEARMTSEEGTYFINLTATEARKVYELIKDDSSTSEFSASVCCVGAAKCQVGFQNSQAAYKDILAHLAAEGIDDSLLPKIHMSGCPSSCGTHQIGTLGLHGFVKQVDGKPQPAFNLFKGGSDALGFVTFGEPLGAITTADLPAFFADLANTLNKAGQPYDTWIKDHSDDFETLAKKYI; this is encoded by the coding sequence ATGACATTTTTGACCAATGAGGTGAAGGAACGCCTCATTAAAGATTTACCAAGTTTTGCTAAAACGAGTGAACAATTCTTTAATAAAGAAATTTCTGTTAATGATTATAAGGGCTTGTCTGGTCCTTTTGGTACTTATGCAGAACGTGGTGCTAATACGGCTATGTATCGTTTGCGTTTGCCAGGGGGGCGCATTACGCAACAACAATTAGCGTTCTTAGCAGATATGTTTACACGTTTTGAATTGCCACATCTTCATTTTACAACAGGCCAGTCTATCCAGATTCATGGCTTACAGGGACCACAAGTTGTTGAAATGTTTAGAGAATGCCATGCTCATGGCATCTATTCTCGTGGTGGTGGTGGTGACCATCCACGTAATATTGCCGCTAGTCCTTTACGCGGTGTAGTTGCTGGTGAACCATTTGATATTACACCATATGTACAAATTGCGAGTGAATATATTCTTACATTGATTCCTGATTTTAAAATGCCTCGTAAACTTAAAATCGCGTTTACCAATGGTCTTGAAAATAGTACCCATGTTACTTTTAAGGACTTAGGGTTCTGGGCACAAGCTGATGGTACTTTTACTGTGTATGCAGCTGGTGGCTTGGGTGGTAATCCCCGTAAGGGCATTTTATTAGCTGAAAAGGTAGATCCTGCTGAGATTTTATACTACATTAAAGCGATGGTTCGCACATTTATTGAAAATGCAGATTATAAAACACGCAGTAAGAACCGTACTCGTTACATGGTAGCGGATATGGGTGAAGATAAATTCCGTGAAACATTTAATAAATTCTTAACGTTTGTAAAACGGACTGAAAATTTAAGTTTCGAATTGCCAGAAACAGCCATTACTAAAACAGGCACTGAACATTTGACAGACGAAGAGTTAGCTAAGGCTAATGGCTTAATTGGCGAACAAGTACAAGATGGTTTATACTACGTGTATTATCATCCAGTAGGTGGTCATGCACAACCGGTAGTGGCTCGTGATGTATTCCAATACGTAGGCTCCTTAGAAGGTGCTGAAGCCCGTATGACCAGTGAAGAAGGGACTTATTTTATTAATTTAACGGCTACGGAAGCACGTAAAGTGTACGAGTTAATTAAAGATGATAGTTCCACTTCTGAGTTTTCTGCTAGTGTATGTTGTGTAGGGGCTGCTAAATGTCAGGTCGGGTTCCAGAATTCTCAAGCAGCCTATAAGGATATTTTAGCGCATTTGGCGGCTGAAGGAATTGATGATAGCTTATTACCTAAGATTCATATGTCTGGTTGTCCATCTTCTTGTGGTACCCATCAAATTGGTACGCTTGGCTTACATGGCTTTGTTAAACAAGTAGACGGTAAACCACAGCCAGCATTTAACCTGTTCAAGGGCGGTAGTGATGCCTTAGGATTTGTTACGTTTGGTGAACCTTTAGGCGCGATTACTACAGCTGATTTACCAGCTTTTTTTGCTGACTTAGCCAATACCTTGAATAAAGCAGGTCAACCTTATGATACATGGATTAAAGATCATAGTGATGACTTTGAAACGCTAGCTAAAAAATATATCTAA
- a CDS encoding aminotransferase class I/II-fold pyridoxal phosphate-dependent enzyme, whose product MINYDQFLNQELANVKPSGIRRFFDIASEIDDVISLSIGEPDFSTPWHIREAGIDSLEKGKTWYSPNRGFADLREEISRWFERKYGVSYAPATDILVSVGGSEAIDLALRSLLNPGDEVLIPVPSFVCYTPLTEVAKGVAVQVETKAENNFRLTAADIEAHITPRTKLLVLPFPNNPTGAVMRREHLEEIAHVIEKHNLFVISDELYSELTYGSQPHVTIASIPGMKERSIVINGFSKAFAMTGWRLGIAVGPKEVIAQMTKLHQYGIMSAPSIAQYAAIEALKNGDKDIEYMRDQYDIRRRLLVNTFNELGLTCFEPEGAFYVFPDIRSTGFDSETFCEKLLFAKHVAIVPGNAFGDCGEGFVRVAYANSLANIKEALKRIKEFLTEIKQ is encoded by the coding sequence ATGATTAATTATGATCAGTTTTTAAATCAAGAATTAGCTAATGTAAAACCTTCCGGTATTCGCCGTTTTTTTGATATTGCCAGTGAAATTGATGATGTGATTTCACTTAGCATTGGGGAACCTGACTTCTCTACCCCTTGGCATATCCGCGAAGCAGGTATTGATTCCTTAGAAAAAGGTAAAACTTGGTATTCTCCCAATCGGGGTTTTGCTGATCTTCGAGAAGAAATCAGTCGGTGGTTTGAACGAAAATATGGTGTAAGCTATGCGCCTGCAACTGATATTTTAGTCAGTGTCGGTGGCTCTGAAGCGATTGATTTGGCGCTACGTAGTTTACTTAATCCTGGTGATGAAGTCCTCATCCCCGTACCTAGCTTTGTGTGTTATACACCACTTACAGAAGTTGCTAAAGGCGTGGCTGTCCAAGTTGAGACTAAAGCAGAAAATAACTTCCGCCTCACTGCGGCTGATATAGAAGCACATATTACACCAAGGACTAAACTATTAGTGCTCCCATTTCCTAATAATCCAACCGGAGCCGTTATGCGCCGTGAACATTTAGAAGAAATCGCTCACGTCATTGAAAAGCATAATTTATTTGTCATTTCTGATGAATTATATAGTGAGTTGACCTATGGTTCGCAACCGCATGTAACAATTGCTTCTATTCCAGGTATGAAGGAACGCTCTATCGTCATTAATGGTTTTTCTAAGGCATTCGCTATGACAGGCTGGCGTCTAGGCATTGCCGTAGGCCCTAAAGAAGTGATTGCACAAATGACTAAACTTCATCAATATGGCATTATGAGTGCACCATCCATTGCACAATATGCCGCTATTGAAGCCCTTAAAAATGGCGATAAGGATATTGAGTACATGCGTGATCAATACGATATTCGTCGTCGTCTCTTAGTGAATACCTTTAATGAATTAGGTCTTACTTGCTTTGAACCAGAAGGCGCCTTCTATGTATTCCCTGATATTCGTTCCACAGGCTTTGACTCTGAAACTTTCTGTGAAAAACTTCTCTTTGCCAAACATGTCGCTATCGTGCCAGGTAATGCCTTTGGCGACTGTGGTGAAGGTTTCGTCCGCGTAGCTTATGCTAACTCCTTAGCCAATATTAAAGAGGCCTTAAAACGAATTAAAGAATTCTTAACAGAAATCAAACAATAA
- a CDS encoding Lrp/AsnC family transcriptional regulator, giving the protein MSNSNVTATDKKLLDLLAADANLTHGQLAAMLGVAEAEVSERIAALESQGIIKGYQAVIDWEAIDANKATALIQLQVTPEPEQGFDKLAHRIMQFEEVEGVYLMSGGYDLTVIIQGKSMRDIALFVARRLSTLEGVRGTGTHFILSRYKDRNVIYHDEVQKETRSNVFYD; this is encoded by the coding sequence ATGAGTAATTCTAATGTAACTGCTACTGACAAAAAGCTACTCGACCTTTTGGCCGCGGATGCTAATTTAACCCATGGCCAATTAGCCGCCATGCTAGGTGTAGCCGAAGCCGAGGTATCTGAACGTATTGCCGCCTTAGAATCACAAGGTATCATCAAAGGGTATCAAGCTGTTATTGACTGGGAAGCAATTGATGCTAATAAGGCCACGGCTCTCATTCAATTACAGGTAACGCCAGAACCAGAACAAGGCTTTGATAAATTAGCCCACCGTATTATGCAATTTGAAGAAGTAGAAGGCGTTTATCTCATGTCTGGTGGCTATGACTTAACAGTTATCATCCAAGGCAAAAGTATGCGTGATATTGCCCTTTTTGTAGCTCGTCGACTATCTACACTCGAAGGGGTACGCGGTACGGGCACACACTTCATTCTTAGCCGTTACAAAGACCGTAACGTAATTTACCATGATGAGGTACAAAAAGAAACAAGGAGCAATGTGTTCTATGATTAA
- the rbsB gene encoding ribose ABC transporter substrate-binding protein RbsB, with product MKKLLTIIAAMVLVIGLIAGCGSSSSNGGDGDKKQGTIGFSVSTLNNPFFVSLKDGVEKQAKELGLKVKIVDAQNDPAKQANDVADLLESGVSILIVNPVDSAAIATSVEAANAKNIPVITVDRSTDNGKVVAHIASDNVKGGEMAAQLIVDKLGNNAKVAEIEGIPGASATRERGQGFHNVADKSLDVVAKQSADFDRTKGLNVSTNILQANADVKAIFAHNDEMALGAIQAAKSAGKQVFIVGFDGTEDAQKAVQDGTLAATIAQQPELMGKIAVDTAAKVIKGEQVDSKIPVELKVVTKQ from the coding sequence ATGAAAAAATTATTAACAATCATCGCTGCTATGGTTCTAGTGATTGGCTTAATCGCTGGCTGTGGCTCCAGCTCTTCTAACGGTGGCGATGGCGACAAAAAACAAGGTACTATCGGTTTCTCTGTTTCTACCTTAAACAACCCATTCTTTGTATCTTTAAAAGATGGTGTTGAAAAACAAGCTAAAGAATTAGGTCTTAAAGTTAAAATCGTTGACGCTCAAAATGACCCAGCTAAACAAGCTAATGACGTAGCTGATTTATTAGAAAGTGGTGTATCCATTTTAATCGTTAACCCTGTTGACTCCGCAGCTATCGCTACTTCTGTAGAAGCTGCCAATGCTAAAAACATTCCTGTTATTACGGTTGACCGCTCTACTGATAATGGTAAAGTCGTAGCCCACATCGCTTCTGACAATGTAAAAGGTGGCGAAATGGCTGCTCAATTAATCGTTGATAAATTAGGTAATAATGCTAAAGTGGCTGAAATCGAAGGTATCCCTGGTGCATCGGCTACACGCGAACGTGGTCAAGGTTTCCACAATGTAGCTGATAAATCCTTAGACGTAGTAGCTAAACAAAGTGCTGATTTTGACCGCACTAAAGGCTTAAACGTATCCACAAACATTCTTCAAGCTAACGCTGATGTAAAAGCTATCTTCGCTCACAATGACGAAATGGCGCTTGGTGCTATTCAAGCTGCTAAATCTGCTGGTAAACAAGTATTTATCGTAGGTTTTGATGGCACTGAAGATGCACAAAAAGCTGTACAAGATGGTACCTTAGCAGCTACGATTGCCCAACAACCTGAATTAATGGGTAAAATTGCCGTAGATACTGCTGCTAAAGTGATCAAAGGCGAACAAGTTGACAGCAAAATTCCTGTAGAATTAAAAGTTGTTACTAAACAATAA
- a CDS encoding ABC transporter permease subunit, whose amino-acid sequence MNRTMTDTIKKLGPLIGLIALFIIIASLNDSFLDFSNLRNLLRQVSINAIIAFGMTFVILTAGIDLSVGSILALSSAIMANFIVNGMNPEVAILASAGVGILLGGINGIVIAYGKVAPFIATLATMTIYRGATLVFTDGNPISGLTSDPMFHAFGQGDIAGLPIPAITMFLSFLILWFILQKTSLGRQTYAIGGSEKVSYIAGIKINRVKIFAYALTGMLSAIAGAIITSRLNSAQPTAGMGYELDAIAAVVLGGTSLAGGRGHIVGTLIGALIIGTLNNGLNILDVSSFYQQIVKGIVILLAVLGDRKKA is encoded by the coding sequence ATGAATCGAACTATGACAGACACAATCAAAAAATTAGGCCCCCTCATCGGTCTAATTGCGTTATTTATTATCATTGCTAGTCTTAATGACAGCTTCTTAGATTTTTCTAACTTGCGTAACTTATTACGCCAAGTATCTATCAATGCCATTATTGCCTTTGGTATGACCTTTGTTATTTTAACAGCCGGTATTGACTTATCGGTTGGTTCTATCTTAGCCTTATCAAGTGCTATTATGGCCAATTTTATCGTCAATGGTATGAATCCAGAAGTGGCTATTTTAGCGTCTGCTGGCGTTGGTATCCTCTTAGGGGGTATCAATGGTATTGTAATTGCATATGGCAAAGTGGCTCCATTCATTGCCACCTTGGCTACGATGACCATCTACCGCGGGGCCACGCTGGTTTTCACAGATGGTAATCCTATTAGTGGTCTTACTTCAGATCCTATGTTCCACGCTTTTGGACAAGGCGATATAGCCGGACTCCCAATCCCAGCTATCACTATGTTTTTATCCTTCCTCATTTTATGGTTCATTTTACAGAAAACATCGCTAGGTCGCCAAACCTATGCTATTGGTGGTAGTGAAAAAGTCAGTTACATTGCAGGGATTAAGATTAATCGCGTAAAAATCTTTGCCTATGCCTTAACAGGTATGCTTAGTGCTATTGCAGGGGCCATCATCACCTCTCGTCTTAACTCGGCCCAACCTACTGCTGGTATGGGCTATGAGCTCGATGCTATCGCAGCCGTAGTACTTGGTGGTACTAGCCTTGCTGGTGGCCGTGGTCACATCGTTGGCACTTTAATTGGTGCCCTTATCATTGGTACCTTAAATAATGGTTTAAATATTCTCGACGTTTCCAGTTTCTATCAACAAATTGTAAAAGGTATTGTAATTTTACTTGCTGTCCTTGGGGACCGCAAAAAAGCGTAG
- a CDS encoding sugar ABC transporter ATP-binding protein has protein sequence MEIKMTGIAKAFGTNQVLKDVNITLKAGEVHALMGENGAGKSTLMNILTGLHKADAGTVTIDGVNTTYSSPREAEKHGIAFIHQELNIWPNLSLLENLYLMQPKTNGLGMLNKQAMLQEAKAKCEEMKIDLPLTKEAGLCSVGQQQMAEILRVLMLNAKVVIMDEPSAALTERETATLFRMMRQLKEQGVAIVYISHRMEEVFSECDIITVMRDGHTISTKPVTDTTVDEVVRDMVGRSIDEFYPDRTTTPGDVILTVNHLKPKEFKHDISFDLRKGEILGVAGLMGAGRTEIMRAIFGIDSHDGGEITLNGQPLHFKKPEDAIKAGIAFITEDRKGEGLILDFSIGTNITLPNLKQVCPTHVLNKNKLVTFADTLSKKLGVKTQSVHLPASSLSGGNQQKVVIAKWIGLSPSIIIMDEPTRGIDIGAKRDIYDLMNELTSQGVSIIMVSSELPEVLGMSDRVMVIHEGAVAGILDRAAATPESIMNLATGGQ, from the coding sequence ATGGAAATTAAAATGACCGGCATTGCCAAAGCATTTGGTACTAACCAGGTACTTAAAGATGTTAATATCACTTTAAAAGCCGGTGAAGTGCATGCCCTAATGGGTGAAAATGGAGCTGGTAAGTCTACCCTCATGAATATTCTGACCGGTCTTCATAAGGCTGATGCAGGCACTGTTACCATCGATGGTGTAAATACAACCTATAGCAGTCCTCGTGAAGCGGAAAAGCACGGCATTGCCTTCATTCATCAAGAATTAAATATTTGGCCTAATCTAAGCCTACTAGAAAATCTGTACTTAATGCAGCCTAAAACAAATGGCTTAGGTATGCTTAATAAACAGGCTATGCTACAAGAAGCCAAAGCCAAATGTGAAGAAATGAAAATTGACCTGCCATTAACTAAAGAAGCGGGTCTTTGTTCCGTTGGCCAACAGCAAATGGCGGAAATTTTACGTGTTTTAATGCTCAATGCCAAAGTCGTTATCATGGATGAACCATCTGCGGCATTAACAGAACGTGAAACAGCCACACTCTTTCGCATGATGCGCCAATTAAAAGAACAAGGCGTAGCTATTGTCTATATCTCTCATCGTATGGAAGAAGTATTTAGTGAATGTGACATCATTACGGTTATGCGCGATGGTCATACAATTAGCACCAAACCAGTGACAGATACTACAGTCGATGAAGTAGTCCGTGATATGGTAGGACGCTCAATTGATGAGTTCTATCCTGATCGTACAACTACTCCAGGAGATGTGATTCTAACGGTCAATCATTTAAAACCGAAAGAATTTAAACATGATATTTCCTTTGATTTACGAAAAGGTGAAATCTTAGGTGTTGCTGGTCTTATGGGCGCTGGTCGTACTGAAATCATGCGTGCCATTTTCGGTATCGATTCTCATGATGGCGGTGAAATCACCTTAAACGGCCAACCTCTTCATTTCAAAAAACCAGAAGACGCGATAAAAGCTGGTATTGCTTTTATTACAGAAGACCGAAAAGGCGAAGGCTTAATTCTTGATTTTTCTATAGGTACAAATATTACCTTACCCAATCTAAAACAAGTCTGCCCTACCCATGTATTAAATAAAAATAAACTCGTAACGTTTGCTGACACCTTATCCAAAAAACTCGGTGTTAAAACCCAATCGGTTCATTTGCCAGCCTCCTCCCTGTCTGGTGGGAATCAACAGAAAGTCGTTATCGCCAAATGGATTGGCCTCTCCCCCTCTATCATCATCATGGATGAACCTACTCGAGGCATCGACATCGGGGCCAAACGAGATATTTATGACTTAATGAATGAATTAACTAGCCAAGGGGTCTCCATCATCATGGTATCCTCAGAGCTACCAGAAGTATTAGGTATGAGCGATCGGGTCATGGTTATTCACGAAGGCGCCGTAGCTGGTATTTTAGACCGTGCAGCGGCAACGCCAGAATCCATCATGAACCTAGCTACAGGAGGACAATAA
- the rbsD gene encoding D-ribose pyranase: protein MQKGGILNSHIAKVLADLGHTDTICIGDCGLPVPTGVLKIDLALAFGTPSFEQVVRLLKEHMQAESIHVAEPIKTENPRNYAVLQELYPEDRYAWRLTSHEEFKEATKHCKCIIRTGETTPYANVILQADCIFNEEK from the coding sequence ATGCAAAAAGGTGGTATTTTAAACAGTCATATTGCTAAAGTATTAGCTGATTTAGGTCATACAGATACTATTTGCATCGGTGACTGCGGTCTTCCCGTACCAACGGGAGTCTTAAAAATTGATTTAGCCCTGGCCTTTGGTACACCTAGCTTTGAACAAGTCGTAAGACTGCTCAAAGAACATATGCAAGCTGAATCAATCCATGTGGCCGAACCTATAAAAACGGAAAATCCTAGAAATTATGCCGTTCTTCAAGAATTATATCCAGAAGATCGCTACGCATGGCGTTTAACAAGCCATGAAGAATTTAAAGAAGCTACTAAACACTGTAAATGCATTATCCGTACAGGTGAAACTACACCGTATGCCAATGTAATTTTACAAGCAGATTGTATCTTTAATGAAGAAAAATAA
- the rbsK gene encoding ribokinase, which yields MNNIVVIGSCNIDITVLASKRPAAGETILGTGLNISPGGKGANQAVAAAKLGAKVTMVGCIGNDAYGQMIKDNLHRYQINTDYLITLDNENSGTAHITLAEGDNSIIVLSGANAHVSKDVVDKAWDAIEKADLVMVQNEIPLPTIGYITEKCAKNGIKVLLNPAPAADLEAQWLTNATYITPNEHELAALYPANNTEDIILANEGKIIVTLGSEGVAYAQDGELRRMRSFKVTPVDTTGAGDTFNGAFATAIVNNKTIEEAVHYGNAAAALSILKLGAQEGMPTAAEVTAFLAERS from the coding sequence ATGAATAATATTGTGGTTATCGGCAGTTGTAATATAGATATTACCGTATTGGCCTCAAAGCGTCCCGCTGCAGGTGAAACTATTTTAGGCACAGGCTTAAATATTTCCCCTGGTGGTAAAGGGGCTAACCAAGCCGTTGCGGCGGCTAAACTTGGTGCCAAGGTAACTATGGTTGGTTGCATCGGTAATGATGCCTATGGTCAAATGATTAAAGATAATTTACACCGTTACCAAATCAATACCGATTATCTTATAACTTTAGATAATGAAAATAGCGGCACAGCTCATATTACACTAGCCGAAGGCGATAATAGCATCATTGTATTATCCGGTGCGAATGCACACGTTTCAAAAGACGTTGTCGACAAAGCGTGGGACGCTATAGAAAAAGCTGATTTAGTGATGGTACAAAATGAAATTCCATTACCTACAATCGGTTATATTACCGAAAAATGCGCTAAAAACGGTATTAAAGTGCTTTTAAATCCAGCACCAGCTGCTGATTTAGAAGCGCAATGGCTAACGAATGCCACTTACATTACCCCCAATGAACATGAATTAGCTGCTCTCTACCCAGCCAATAATACGGAAGATATCATCTTAGCTAATGAAGGTAAAATTATTGTAACCTTAGGCAGTGAAGGGGTTGCCTACGCACAAGATGGCGAATTGCGACGCATGCGTAGTTTCAAAGTAACACCTGTAGATACAACGGGTGCTGGCGATACCTTCAATGGGGCCTTTGCGACAGCCATTGTTAATAATAAAACCATTGAAGAAGCTGTTCACTATGGAAATGCAGCGGCTGCTCTTTCTATTTTAAAATTAGGCGCTCAAGAAGGTATGCCAACGGCAGCTGAAGTAACAGCCTTCCTCGCCGAAAGGAGCTAA
- a CDS encoding zinc ribbon domain-containing protein YjdM, whose translation MATLPNCPKCGEAYTYEDGHMYICPMCAHEWTAADAESEATALVVRDANGNVLQDGDSVTIIKDLKVKGASVLKQGTRVKNIRLVDGDHNIDCKIDGFGAMALKSEFVKKL comes from the coding sequence ATGGCGACGTTACCTAATTGTCCAAAATGTGGTGAAGCTTATACATATGAGGATGGTCATATGTATATATGCCCAATGTGTGCTCATGAGTGGACAGCTGCTGATGCAGAGAGTGAAGCAACTGCTCTAGTTGTGCGTGATGCTAATGGCAATGTTTTGCAAGATGGCGATTCCGTGACTATTATTAAAGATTTGAAAGTAAAAGGTGCTTCTGTATTAAAACAAGGTACACGGGTAAAAAATATCCGTCTTGTTGATGGCGATCATAATATTGATTGTAAAATTGATGGTTTTGGGGCGATGGCGTTAAAATCAGAATTTGTGAAAAAATTATAA
- a CDS encoding FprA family A-type flavoprotein: MHCAQKLTDNIYWIGSNDWDTERFENLFPIPLGVSYNSYFIDDEKTCIVDSVDDSIRQEFFDNVEYLLNGRDLDFVVVNHMEPDHCSTLVELVDRYPNVKLVGNRTTFRLFEQFYGRPCPDNYYEVKEGDTIELGKHTLHSYTMPMVHWPEVTCTFEATTGILFSADAFGTFGTINGNIFADQLDFERVYEDEARRYYTNIVGKYGVQVQNAIKKALPLGIKMIAPLHGPIWRTPESIKYMIEKYMHWSTYSAEKKGVVIAFGSMYGNTAEMAQQLAKLLSLRGITDIKIYDVSKTNPSYIIADAWKYSHLVCMAPTYNLALYLTMENLLYELKALNFHNHKVSIVGNHSWASAAMKRMVEYFTNEFKDMEIVGTPLDIRGALHPQQLPLFEKLADDIVASIEATEIQTFSL; the protein is encoded by the coding sequence ATGCATTGCGCACAAAAATTGACAGATAATATTTATTGGATAGGTAGCAATGATTGGGATACAGAACGTTTTGAAAATCTATTCCCAATTCCTTTAGGTGTTAGCTACAACTCTTATTTTATTGATGATGAAAAAACTTGTATCGTTGACTCTGTAGATGACAGCATTCGTCAAGAATTTTTTGACAATGTTGAATATTTACTAAATGGTCGCGACTTGGATTTCGTTGTGGTTAATCACATGGAACCAGACCATTGCTCTACGTTAGTTGAATTAGTTGATCGTTACCCTAATGTAAAATTGGTGGGCAATCGTACTACCTTCCGCTTATTCGAACAATTTTATGGTCGCCCTTGTCCAGATAATTACTATGAAGTAAAAGAAGGCGACACAATTGAATTAGGTAAACATACCTTACATTCTTATACAATGCCAATGGTACATTGGCCAGAAGTTACTTGTACCTTTGAAGCTACTACAGGTATTTTATTCTCAGCTGATGCGTTTGGTACTTTTGGCACCATTAATGGCAATATCTTTGCCGATCAGCTTGATTTTGAACGCGTATATGAAGACGAAGCACGTCGCTACTACACCAATATCGTTGGTAAATACGGTGTTCAAGTACAAAATGCAATAAAAAAAGCACTACCATTAGGCATTAAAATGATTGCACCACTACACGGTCCAATCTGGCGTACGCCTGAAAGCATTAAATATATGATTGAAAAATACATGCACTGGAGCACTTACTCAGCTGAAAAGAAAGGCGTAGTCATTGCCTTTGGCTCCATGTATGGTAACACCGCTGAAATGGCACAACAATTGGCTAAATTATTGTCTTTACGTGGCATTACGGATATTAAAATTTACGACGTTTCTAAAACGAATCCATCCTATATCATTGCCGATGCTTGGAAGTACAGCCATCTCGTATGTATGGCCCCTACTTACAACTTAGCCTTATACCTCACTATGGAAAACTTATTATATGAATTGAAAGCTCTTAACTTCCACAATCATAAAGTATCCATTGTAGGTAATCACTCTTGGGCTTCAGCGGCTATGAAACGAATGGTTGAATACTTTACAAATGAATTTAAAGATATGGAAATTGTAGGTACCCCACTCGATATTCGTGGCGCTCTACATCCACAACAATTACCACTCTTTGAAAAATTAGCTGATGATATTGTAGCCTCCATCGAAGCTACTGAAATTCAAACCTTTAGCTTATAA